The following DNA comes from Cystobacter fuscus DSM 2262.
CCCATCTTCGTGGGCCGCCCTCCCCTCTGGCCAGGCTTCGGCTGGGGATTGGGCGGGTTCGATCCCATCTATGATCCATTCTACGGGCCCTACGCGTACGGCTACGCCCCCGAGCCCCTGCCCACCGAGGACATGGTGAAGGCCGCCCTGCCCCAGGGGACGTTGCAGCCCGGAGGCGCCGTGACGGGGTTCCTCTATTTCCAGAACGTGAGCGAGCGCGAGGGTCAGGTCACCCTGCGCGCGAGGCTGGTGGACGCCCGGACGGGCGAGCAGTTCGGCACCCTCGACATCCCCTTCGAGGTGCGGGGCTAGCCCTCCCGAGGCGGCCCGGAGGCCGCCTGGCTCAGTGCAGCAACAAGGGGCGATCCGACGGGAACAGCGGCGGGTGAGGCAGGAGCGAGTCCTCGCCGATGCGTCCCGCCTTGCGGCGGATGGCCTCGCCCTGGATGGGCAGACCGAAGAGGGGGCCCAGGACACAGACGTCGAACGCCCCCTCGACCAGGGGAAGCAGGCCCAGCAGCGCCATCACCCGTCCCGAGCCGGACCTCCGGGCGAGCCCTCCCACCACCAGCGAGGCGCCCGCCAGCATGCGTGTCCAGCGCCCCGTCCTCGATGCGATCCATCCCATCAACATTCACACACCTCCTGGAAGGAAGATGGGCATGCACGGGAAGAGGACACCAGCGCCCGTGCCCCTCCCGGGTTTTCGTATACCGGCCAACCCTCGGACGCTCCCCTGGTCGCCGGGCCGGTGCCAGTGCCTCGCGCCGGGCCCTAGCTTGGACGCCAGGAAGAGGAGAGGTGACCATGGTGGATCGCTCGGAGTTGCACGCGGGGATGGCGGTCTGGACCCCACGTGGCGAGAAGCTCGGGTACGTCGTCGAGGTGACGGACGAGGAGTTCATCGTCGAGAAGGGAGTGCTCGTGTGGCGCCGGGGCTACGCGGTGCCCCTGGGCGAGGTGCGCGAAGTCGTCAAGGACGAGGTGTTCCTCCACCACGGTCCGGACGCCCTGCTGTCGGGCCCCCGGGAAATCCCCCCCACCTCCCGGCGCACCTCGCACTGAGCCCGTGCGTCAGGCGCCGAAGTCCATGCGCCGCACGGAGTCGTCGCCTCGCGCGCCCTGGTAGACGTGCCAGGCGGCGACCAGATCCTGGAAGGGCAGCCCCACCGAGCCGAAGACGGTGACCTGGCTCGCGTCGCCGCGGCCGGGTTTCTGGCCGGCCAGCACCTCGCCCAGCTCCGCGTGGATGATGTCCACCCCGAGGCCCACGCGCGCGGGCGCGCCCTGACGGGCATTGAGCTCGCGGTGATCACAGAAGAAGGTGGACTGGCGCAAGAGCCCGGCGGAGAGGGCCACGGACTCCGGCGCGTCCGCGTCCAGCACGGTGACGTGCGTGCCCCCGCGCAACATGCCGGGCAGGAGCAAGGGCTCGCGCGAGGCCATGGAGATGACGACGATGTCCGCGTCCTCCACCGCCTCCTCCACGGACAGGGCGGGCCGCACCGGGAGGTTGAGCGCCTGGTACATGCGGGCGGCGAAGTCCACCGAGCGCGCCACGTCCTCGTCATACACGCGCACGTGCTGGAGGCTGCGCACCAGCCGCAGGCTCTTGAGCTGCATGGACGCCGCGGGCCCGGCGCCCAGCAGCGCCACCCGGGACGAGTCGGGCCGGGCGAGCACGTCCGCCGCCAGCGCCCCCACCACCCCGGTGCGCAGCGCCATGAGGTGGCCCGCGTCCATGATGGCCAGGAGCGCCCCCGTCTCGAGCTCGTACAGGTGAACCACGCCCTGGCGGGAGGCCGTGGGCCCGGACGCCCGCGACAGCACCTTCACGGTGGAAGCGGCGAGACCGGACAGGGTGCCGGGAAAAGAGACCTCCAGCGTGGCCTGGCCCGGTGGGGAGGAGAGGAGAAGCTGGGGCTCGGCGAGTCGGCGCTCGGCGTCCACGCGGAACGCGGCGCGCATGTCCTCCAGCAGGGGGAGGGCCTCCATGGACCGGAGGACATCGGTGTGGCTGAGAAGCAGGGTGCTCATCTTCCCAACCTATCCCCTTCTTCGGGGTGGCACAGCCAGCCGGAAGGGCGGTCGGTGCGTCCCGCCGGGCGCCGAGGGAAATGGCGGGCCCGGTGTGAAGGGCCACCTCTCGCCTCTGGGGACAACGGCCACGCCCACTCGCCATGCGCACCTTACGCGCGGACAGAGGGGAGGTGATCTGAGGGGTGTTCGTGATGCAGGAGAAGGGTGAGCATTCCTCGGACGAATCACACGACCTGGCGGACTCCCTCCGGCGGCATCGCGAGGACATCCTGCGCCACTGGGAAAGGGCCGTGGCGGAGCACCAACCGGACGGGCTGGTACGGGAGGCGCTGTTGCACGCCTACCTGCCCGGCTTCCTCGAGCGGATGGCGGACGTGTTGGAGCACCCTCCGGCCGAGGGACAGCTGGCCCGGTTCATCCCCGACGAGCACACCCTGCACCACCTGGAAGCGGGCCTGGAGCCGGATCGAGTCGCCCTGGAGTTCGGGCTGTTGCGCCACTGCCTCCACCAGCACCTGGCCCATGTGGGTGGCTTCGCGCAGTGGGCATTGCTCCACGAGAGCATCGATCAAGGCATCCTCCGCGCCACCTCGCTCTACACGACCATGCGCGACCGGATGCTCGAGGCGCTGGAGCGCGTGTCCGAGGCGGCCGTCACGAATCAGGACGTCGACACCTTCTTGACCCGGTTGCTGAACATCCTGCTGGAGTGCTCGGTGTCGGTGGATGGCGCCGCCATCCTGCTGAGCGACAAGGCGGAGCTTCGGCTGCGCGCCGCGGTGGGTCTCGGTGCGAAGGAGTCCTTGGAGTCCAACATCCACCTTCCGCTCGACGCGGGGCTCACCGGCCAGGTGGCCACCCAACGCCGTCCGATCCTCGTGCGCATGGCGTCCACCCATCCCGAGGTGCGCTCGGACCTCGTCCGTCGGCTCGGCGTGCGCGCCGTCTACAGCGTGCCCCTGCTCCAGGGCGAGCGGCTCATCGGCGTGGCGCACATGGGCTCGAGAACCCTCTTCGACTTCACCGAGTCCGACAAACAACTCTTCCGCACCCTGATGACGCGCGCCCTCAACTTCATCGTGAAGGCGGAGTCGATCGAGCGGGAACAAGCCGCGCGGGCCGAGGCCCAGCGTCTGCTGTCCCTGATGGACACGCTGGTGGAAGCGTGTCCGGTGGGCCTGTGCCTCATGGACCGGGAGCTGCGCTTCATCTGCATCAACGACACCCTGGCCCGGCTCAACGGCCACGTGACGAAGCAGCATCTGGGAAGACCCTTGCGCGAGATGGCGCCCGACTGGGTCGCCGCGCTGATCGAGCCCCACTTCCGCCGGGTCCTGGAGGAGGGCCAACCCATCTGCGACCATGAGTTCACCAGCCCGCCCTGGAAGGAGGGCCCCGAGCAGCACTGGCTCTGCCACTACTACCCGGTGCGCAACGCGGACGGCGAGGTGGACGGGGTGGGCTGCGTGTTGGTGAACATCACCCAGCAGAAGCGGGTGGAGGCGGAGCTGCGCCGGGCGGGCGAGCTGCGCGAGCGGCTCATCGGCGTGGTGGGGCATGACCTGCGCAACCCGCTCAACGCCATCAGCATCTCGGCCGGGCTGCTGCGGCGCGAGGAGAACCTGGAAGCGGACGCGCTGCGGGCGGTGGAGCGCATCCGCGCCAGCGCGGCGCGGATGGCGCGGATGCTCAACGACATCCTCGACTTCGCGCGCAGCAACACGAGTGAGGGCCTGCCCGTCCACCGTGAGCGGGTGAACCTGCACGAGCTCTGCCGGAGCGCGCTGGAGGAGCTTCAGGTGGCGTACGCGAACCAGCGGCTGGAGCTGGACGCGCGGGGCGACGGCTGGGGGTGGTGGGATCCGGACCGGCTCACCCAGGTGGTGGGCAACCTGGTGAGCAATGCCGTGCAACACGGACGCGAGGGCACGCCCGTGCGCGTGGAGGTGCGGGACGAGGGAAACGACGTGCTCCTGGCCGTCCACAACGAGGGCGAACCCATCGCCCCCGAGCTGCGCCCGGCGCTCTTCCAGCCCTTCCGCCACGGCGCCAGGGGCAAGGCCAGCTCGCGCAGCGTGGGGTTGGGGCTGTACATCGTCCAGCAGGTGGCCCACGCGCACGGAGGCGAGACCCAGGTGAACTCCAGCGAGCACGGGCACACCGTCTTCACGGTGCGCCTGCCCCGGGGTGGCTAGCGCGCGGGGGGGCCCCTCACCGGGGGCTCAGCGCCCGTGGCGGCGGTGGTGGTTGCTGCGCACGGGGATGGGGATGGGCTGTAAGTGACCGCCGGACTGATCATCCTCGTCGCGCACGCCCGCGCGCGCCAGGTGCTTGTCCAGGCGGCCCACGAGCATCAGGCCCGCCATGCGGAAGTCCGAGACGAGCGACCACAGCGGATAGGTGAAGGTCGCCGGACGGTTCTTCTCGAGGGTGAAGTGGCTCACCCAGGCGAAACCGTAACCCGCCACCAGCGCGGCCGGCAGCAGCCCCACCCGGCCCGTCAGCGCGGCGGTGCCCGCCAGGCAGACCGCGACGGAGGTGCCCAGGAAGTGCAACCACCGGGTGCTCGCCAGGGCGTGCTCGCGCAGGTAATGGGGCCAGAACTCAGCGTAGGTTGGGATTCGCTCGTTCATAGGATGGATTCTGCTGCCGGAAGAGCCCCCTTCGTCAACCCTCCACGGGCCTCTTTGGCGCTCGGGTGTCATTCCGCCTAGGCTCAGAGGGGCCGAGGGAGCTGGATCGTGAACGACTGGACGCCCAAGCCCATTCCCACCACCGCCCTCGCCCGGCTTCCGCTCACCCCCGAGGAGGGCTTCGTCCTCTCGCGTCTGGATGGGGCCACCCCCGTGCGGCACCTGACGGCCCTCACGGGCCTGCCTCCCGAGCGCATCCAGGCCATCCTCGCCCGACTGCTGACACTCGGCGCCGTCCTTCCCCCGCCCACCTCCGCCGCCCCGCCTCCCACTCCCGCCCCCGCGGCCTCCGCCCCGGCCGTGCCGCCGGAAACGCCCGGGGAGCCGCCCGACGCCGGGGAGGAGGAGGAGGTCGAGGACGCCGGAGAGCCGGAGGACGAGGGCGCCGAGGCCCACGCGGGCACCTTCCGGCAGCTCTTCGAGCGGCGGCTGCATCCGCTCGCGGCGGATGAGCGGGCCCGGCTCGCGCGCGAGTCCGGCGAGCCGGAGTTGTCCGCGCTGTGCTTCGACCCGGTGCCCGCCGTCATCCACGCGCTGCTGGAGAACACGCGCCTGGGGCTCGCGCATGCGCGGCTCATCGCCCGGCACCACCTCAACCCGGTGGGGCTGGAAGCACTGTGTGGCCGCGCCGCCTTCGCCTCGGACGCGGGGGTGAGGCGGTGGCTGGTGCGCAACCCTCAACTGCCCGCGGGGCTCTTCCGCCGTCTGTGGGGAGGCCGCCGGCTGATGGAGCAGTTCAAGGTGGCGGGCAATCGCGACGTCCCCGAGGGCACCCGCCGCACCGCGCGCGAGGTGATGCGTTCACGCTTCAGCACCGCGCCCGCCGAGGAGCGCGTGGAGCTCATCCTCCTCACCGAGGGCCGGGTGTTGGGCGCGCTCATGGGGCTGCCCGTGGACGGCAAGACGGCGGCGCTCTTGTGTGGGCGCGTCTACCGCTCGCCCCTGCTCATCCAGAACCTGGCGCGCTGGAGCGCCGCGCCTCCAGCCCTCATCGCGCACCTGCTCAAGCAGGAGGCCGTGCGCCGCCAGCCCCAGCTGCGGCAGTTGCTCCAGCGCCACCCCAACGCCCCCGCGGACGCGCGCCGGGGCGACTGACGCTCACGAGAAGGAGCGCGCCTCGACGGCCTCGATGGCGGCACGCACCCCGGCGGGCACGGGCACCTTCTGGTGGTCGGCGTAGCGCAGGGTCACCAGCACCGCGCCGCCGCGCGCGTAGATCACCCCGCTGTTCGCGTCCTCCACGGCGTACTCCATGGTGAAGCTCGTCGTGCCGATGCGCGAGACGCGCGCGCCCACCACCAGCTCCGCCGGGTAGACGACCGGGCGCAGGTACTCCGCGTTCGTCGCGGCGACGATGGGACCCACGCCCTTGCCCTCGGGCTTGCGCATCTCGGGGCCCACCAGCCCGACGCGGGTCATGTACGCGATGCGCGCCGCCTCGAACCAGGTGAAGTAGCGCGCGTTGTTCACGTGGCCGAAGGCGTCCATGTCGGACCACTGGATGGGAAAGCGCACGGTGACGGGGAAGTCGTTCATGGGATGGCATGCACCACGGGGGCCCCCTCCGGGGCAACTCCAATCAACCCCTCGCCCGCCCGCCTGGCGCTGGGGGAATCCAGGAGTTGACCGGGGCGGGGCGCATGGGAGACCGTTTTGTCTCCGTGACACGCCCCGAGCCCGCCAACGCGCCGAAGCCCTCTCCCCCGAAGACGAGCGAGGAGTCCTCGAGCGATCGCATCCTCTATGTGCCCTCGGACCGCGGGCTCATGCCCTGGAAGCGCGCGGACATGGTGCGCTGGCTCCACCCGCAGCACCTCATCCGCTCGGGCCTGGACGCGCTCGTGGCCAGCATCTTCGGCGTGCGCGCGGACCACCGGCTCATCGAGGCCGTGGTGCGTCCGCAGGCCCCCTACTTCGACTACTCGGACGAGGCGGCGGGCGAGGACTTCTGGCTCGACTACGTGTCGGACACCGGGGACGGGTGGAACTCCACCTACGCCGTGGCGCGGCTGCTGGCCAAACCGGAGCTGGAGCTGAAGGATCCGAACGGAGACACCCACGCGCTGGAGCGCGGACGCATCCTCGTGTTCGGTGGCGACCAGGTGTACCCGGGCGCCAGCCGCGACACGTACGAGCAGCGCCTGGTGCAGCCCTACCGCGAGGCCATGTCGCGCTCGCCCGAGCCCAGCCCCCACCTGTTCGCCATCCCCGGCAACCACGACTGGTACGACGGCCTGTCCGCCTTCATGCGGCTGTTCTGCGCGGACCGCTGGTTCGCCGGGCGCCGCACGCGCCAGAGCCGCAGCTACTTCGCCCTCAAGCTGCCGCGCGGCTGGTGGCTCATCGGCACCGACGTCCAGCTCAACAGCGACATCGACGTGCCCCAGCTCGAGTACTTCCGCCAGACGGCCGCGTCCATGCAGCCGGGAGACCGCATCATCCTGTGCAACGCGGAGCCGGCGTGGATCCACGCGGCCACCACGCCCCGGCCCCGGGGCTACATGGAGAACAACCTGGAGTACCTCCAGGAGAAGGTGTTCGGCCGGCGCATCAGCCTCTTTCTCGCCGGGGACCTGCACCACTACAAGCGGCACGAGGACGCCGCGGGCCGGCAGAAGATCACCGCGGGCGGAGGCGGGGCCTTCATGCACCCGACCCACGCCCCCCAGGCGCAGCGGCTGCGCTGCGGGTCCGAGCAGAAGAAGTGCTTTCCCGACGAGAAGACCTCGCGGGAGCTCACGCGCCAGAACCTGATGCTCATCCGCCACAGTCCCTTCTTCGGACTGCTCACGGGCACGCTCTATCTGCTCCTCGCGCTGTCGGCGTACACGGAGCTGGGCAACCACGGGCTGCTGAACATGCACGAGGCCCTGCGGCAGTTGGCCGCCTCGCTGGTGAACCGGCCCATGTCGCTGGTGGTGGGCGCGGCCACGCTCGGGGGGCTGGTGGGGTTCGCGGATCCCGCCCTCGGGCGCTGGCGCGTGACCATGGGGTTGATGCACGGCCTCGGACACATCGTCTGTGCGTTCCTCGTGGCCTGGGGCGCGATGTACTTCACCGTCAACACGCTGGGCATCTGCGCCGAGCCACCGCCTCAACAGCTCGCGGGTTTCATCATCCCCGGCGCCAACGCGTGCGCCGGCGGGTGGACGCACATGTGGGCCAAGTTCCTGCTGGGCACCTTCCTGACCTTCGCGGGCGGCTTCCTCGTGGGCCCCTTCGTCATGGGCCTGTACCTCACGGTGAGCCTCAACCGTTTCGGCGCCCACTCCAACGAGGCCTTCATCTCCCTGGCCATCCCCGACTGGAAGAACTTCCTGCGGCTGCGCATCGACCCGGAGGGACAACTCACCGTGTTCCCCGTGGGCCTGGAGCGCGTGCCCCGCAAGTGGAAGGCGACCTACGCCGATCGCTCCTCGCCCGCCTACGATCCGGATGACCCCCAGGCCACCGACCCCCTCCTCATCGAGCCGCCCGTGCGCGTGATGCCTCGGGAGCAGGCGCCCTAGCCCTCCTGTGCCACCTCCCCCCGCCCGGAGGGCCGCGCGACGCTCCGGGCATCCTTCCCGCCGCTCGCGCATCCCATGTCGGGTGCGCCGCTCCCAGGCGCATCCAGGAACGGGAAAGGCGGAACACGCATGGAGACACGGAAGCTGGGGTCGCTCGAGGTGTCGGTGGTCGGCCTGGGGTGCAACAACTTCGGATGGCGCCTGGACGCCCAGGGCACCGCCACCGTGGTGGACGCCGCGCTCGACGCGGGCATCAACTTCTTCGACACCGCCACCCTCTATGGCGAGGGGAAGAGCGAGGAGTTCCTCGGCCGCGCGCTCGGCAAGCGCCGCAGCCAGGTCCTCATCGCCAGCAAGTTCGGCCACCCCGGCGAGGGTCCGGGCAAGGGAGCCAAACCCGCCTATCTCCAGCAGGCCATCGAGACGAGCCTGCGCCGCCTGGGCACGGACTACATCGATCTCTATCAGCTCCACATGCCGGATCCCGAAACACCCATCGCGGACACCCTGGGTGCCCTCGACGCGCTCGTGCGCGCGGGGAAGGTGCGGGAGATTGGCTGCTCGAACTTCTCGGCGGCCCAGTTGCGCGAGGCCGCCCAGGCCGTACGCCCCGGCGCGGCGCGCTTCGTGAGCGTGCAGAACGAATACAGCCTCCTGCACCGTGAGCCCGAGGCCGAGGTGCTCCCGGAGTCCGAGCGCGGCCAGCTCGCGTTCCTCCCCTACTTCCCGCTGGCCAGTGGACTGCTCACCGGCAAGTACCGCCCGGGACAAGCCCCTCCCGAGGGCAGCCGCCTGAGTGGAGGCGGGCTGGCCAATCGCTTCCTCACCGAGGCCAACATCGCCCGCGCCGAGGAGCTGCGCCGCCATGCCGAGTCGCGCGGGCATACGCTGCTGGATCTCGCCTTCTCCTGGTTGCTCGCGCGCGGGCCCGTCGTCGCCTCGGTGATCGCCGGGGCGACCTCGGCCGAACAGGTGCGCGCCAACGTGGCCGCGGCCGGCTGGCGGCTCGACGCGGCGGACCTCGCGAAGGTCGACGCCCTCACCAGGAGCACCTCCCGATGAACGGTGGAACGTCCCGCGGGAGCGGCCCGGCGCTGCGCCTGAGCGTGTTGGATCAATCCCCCATCCCCGAGGGCTCGACGGGGGCCGAGGCCCTGAGGAACACACTGGACCTCGCCCGGCACACGGACGCGCTCGGCTATCACCGCTACTGGGTGGCGGAGCACCACGGGGGCACCATGCTCGCCTGCGCGAGCCCCGAGGCGCTCATCGGCCCCATCGCCCTGGCGACCTCGCACCTGCGCGTGGGCAGCGGCGGCGTGATGCTGCCCCACTACAGTCCCTTCAAGGTCGCCGAGACCTTCAGCATGCTCAGCGGCCTCGCTCCGGGACGCATCGACCTGGGACTCGGCCGCGCACCGGGCTCGGACCGGATCACCGCGCTCGCGCTGCAGCGTGACCGCCGCTACCACATGCCCGACGACTTCCCCTCCCAGCTCGCGGAGCTGTTGGGCTACCTCGCCGGAGAGCTGCCCGAGGACCATGCCTTCGCGCGGCTCACCACGATGCCGGGCCTGCCCGAGGTGCCCGAGCCCTGGCTGTTGGGCTCCTCGCCGCAGAGTGGCATCTGGGCGGCCGAGGCGGGCCTGCCCTACGCCTTCGCCGACTTCATCCAACCGGTGGGCGTGCCCATCGCCGCGCGCTACCGCGAGGAGTTCACCCCCTCGCGCTGGCTCGACGCGCCGCGCGTCCTCGTCGCCGTCTGGGCCCTGTGCGCCGCCACCGACGCGGAGGCCGAGCGGCTCGCCTCCAGCATCAAGATGGCGGGGGCCATGCTGGTGCGGGGCCAGCCCATCCCCGTGCCTCCGGTCGACACCGCGCTGCGCTTCCTGAGCAACCTGGGCGGCATGT
Coding sequences within:
- a CDS encoding ATP-binding protein, producing the protein MQEKGEHSSDESHDLADSLRRHREDILRHWERAVAEHQPDGLVREALLHAYLPGFLERMADVLEHPPAEGQLARFIPDEHTLHHLEAGLEPDRVALEFGLLRHCLHQHLAHVGGFAQWALLHESIDQGILRATSLYTTMRDRMLEALERVSEAAVTNQDVDTFLTRLLNILLECSVSVDGAAILLSDKAELRLRAAVGLGAKESLESNIHLPLDAGLTGQVATQRRPILVRMASTHPEVRSDLVRRLGVRAVYSVPLLQGERLIGVAHMGSRTLFDFTESDKQLFRTLMTRALNFIVKAESIEREQAARAEAQRLLSLMDTLVEACPVGLCLMDRELRFICINDTLARLNGHVTKQHLGRPLREMAPDWVAALIEPHFRRVLEEGQPICDHEFTSPPWKEGPEQHWLCHYYPVRNADGEVDGVGCVLVNITQQKRVEAELRRAGELRERLIGVVGHDLRNPLNAISISAGLLRREENLEADALRAVERIRASAARMARMLNDILDFARSNTSEGLPVHRERVNLHELCRSALEELQVAYANQRLELDARGDGWGWWDPDRLTQVVGNLVSNAVQHGREGTPVRVEVRDEGNDVLLAVHNEGEPIAPELRPALFQPFRHGARGKASSRSVGLGLYIVQQVAHAHGGETQVNSSEHGHTVFTVRLPRGG
- a CDS encoding metallophosphoesterase family protein; amino-acid sequence: MTRPEPANAPKPSPPKTSEESSSDRILYVPSDRGLMPWKRADMVRWLHPQHLIRSGLDALVASIFGVRADHRLIEAVVRPQAPYFDYSDEAAGEDFWLDYVSDTGDGWNSTYAVARLLAKPELELKDPNGDTHALERGRILVFGGDQVYPGASRDTYEQRLVQPYREAMSRSPEPSPHLFAIPGNHDWYDGLSAFMRLFCADRWFAGRRTRQSRSYFALKLPRGWWLIGTDVQLNSDIDVPQLEYFRQTAASMQPGDRIILCNAEPAWIHAATTPRPRGYMENNLEYLQEKVFGRRISLFLAGDLHHYKRHEDAAGRQKITAGGGGAFMHPTHAPQAQRLRCGSEQKKCFPDEKTSRELTRQNLMLIRHSPFFGLLTGTLYLLLALSAYTELGNHGLLNMHEALRQLAASLVNRPMSLVVGAATLGGLVGFADPALGRWRVTMGLMHGLGHIVCAFLVAWGAMYFTVNTLGICAEPPPQQLAGFIIPGANACAGGWTHMWAKFLLGTFLTFAGGFLVGPFVMGLYLTVSLNRFGAHSNEAFISLAIPDWKNFLRLRIDPEGQLTVFPVGLERVPRKWKATYADRSSPAYDPDDPQATDPLLIEPPVRVMPREQAP
- a CDS encoding aldo/keto reductase, with amino-acid sequence METRKLGSLEVSVVGLGCNNFGWRLDAQGTATVVDAALDAGINFFDTATLYGEGKSEEFLGRALGKRRSQVLIASKFGHPGEGPGKGAKPAYLQQAIETSLRRLGTDYIDLYQLHMPDPETPIADTLGALDALVRAGKVREIGCSNFSAAQLREAAQAVRPGAARFVSVQNEYSLLHREPEAEVLPESERGQLAFLPYFPLASGLLTGKYRPGQAPPEGSRLSGGGLANRFLTEANIARAEELRRHAESRGHTLLDLAFSWLLARGPVVASVIAGATSAEQVRANVAAAGWRLDAADLAKVDALTRSTSR
- a CDS encoding YgaP-like transmembrane domain, with protein sequence MLMGWIASRTGRWTRMLAGASLVVGGLARRSGSGRVMALLGLLPLVEGAFDVCVLGPLFGLPIQGEAIRRKAGRIGEDSLLPHPPLFPSDRPLLLH
- a CDS encoding ornithine cyclodeaminase family protein translates to MSTLLLSHTDVLRSMEALPLLEDMRAAFRVDAERRLAEPQLLLSSPPGQATLEVSFPGTLSGLAASTVKVLSRASGPTASRQGVVHLYELETGALLAIMDAGHLMALRTGVVGALAADVLARPDSSRVALLGAGPAASMQLKSLRLVRSLQHVRVYDEDVARSVDFAARMYQALNLPVRPALSVEEAVEDADIVVISMASREPLLLPGMLRGGTHVTVLDADAPESVALSAGLLRQSTFFCDHRELNARQGAPARVGLGVDIIHAELGEVLAGQKPGRGDASQVTVFGSVGLPFQDLVAAWHVYQGARGDDSVRRMDFGA
- a CDS encoding acyl-CoA thioesterase, giving the protein MNDFPVTVRFPIQWSDMDAFGHVNNARYFTWFEAARIAYMTRVGLVGPEMRKPEGKGVGPIVAATNAEYLRPVVYPAELVVGARVSRIGTTSFTMEYAVEDANSGVIYARGGAVLVTLRYADHQKVPVPAGVRAAIEAVEARSFS
- a CDS encoding DUF962 domain-containing protein, which codes for MNERIPTYAEFWPHYLREHALASTRWLHFLGTSVAVCLAGTAALTGRVGLLPAALVAGYGFAWVSHFTLEKNRPATFTYPLWSLVSDFRMAGLMLVGRLDKHLARAGVRDEDDQSGGHLQPIPIPVRSNHHRRHGR
- a CDS encoding LLM class flavin-dependent oxidoreductase — translated: MNGGTSRGSGPALRLSVLDQSPIPEGSTGAEALRNTLDLARHTDALGYHRYWVAEHHGGTMLACASPEALIGPIALATSHLRVGSGGVMLPHYSPFKVAETFSMLSGLAPGRIDLGLGRAPGSDRITALALQRDRRYHMPDDFPSQLAELLGYLAGELPEDHAFARLTTMPGLPEVPEPWLLGSSPQSGIWAAEAGLPYAFADFIQPVGVPIAARYREEFTPSRWLDAPRVLVAVWALCAATDAEAERLASSIKMAGAMLVRGQPIPVPPVDTALRFLSNLGGMSALPFRERRLIVGSPARVKESIETVAREYGADEVMIVTITHEHAARRRSYELIADAFALPRPPPPPTKG